One Labilithrix sp. DNA window includes the following coding sequences:
- a CDS encoding methyltransferase domain-containing protein: protein MDLKEQHDNHSRHPWELSRFDFFARCLETSRPSKPHTILDVGAGDAWFSKRLLGQLPDDARVTCWDSGYERLGASAAARLATSRIELVHEQPGGTFDVVLMLDVLEHVPDDVEFLRSIVARNMSATSTLLLSVPAWQSLRSSHDLALEHCRRYSPATATSVLESAGLHIRASGGLFHSFLAPRALQVLKERVFPPAPGGERPSSEWRGGPALTAAIHAALRIDNRLSRWSSLAKLDVPGLSWWAVCERA from the coding sequence ATGGACCTGAAGGAGCAGCACGACAACCACTCCCGGCATCCGTGGGAGCTGAGTCGGTTCGACTTCTTCGCGCGGTGCCTCGAGACGAGCCGTCCGTCGAAGCCGCACACGATCCTCGACGTCGGCGCCGGAGATGCCTGGTTCTCGAAGCGGCTCCTCGGACAGCTCCCCGACGACGCGCGCGTCACCTGCTGGGACAGCGGCTACGAGCGCCTCGGCGCGAGCGCGGCCGCGCGGCTCGCGACCTCGCGGATCGAGCTCGTCCACGAGCAGCCGGGCGGCACCTTCGACGTCGTCCTCATGCTCGACGTCCTCGAGCACGTCCCGGACGACGTCGAGTTCCTGCGCTCCATCGTGGCGCGGAACATGAGCGCGACCTCGACCCTGCTCCTCAGCGTCCCCGCCTGGCAGAGCCTCCGGTCTTCGCACGACCTCGCGCTCGAGCACTGCCGCCGCTACAGCCCCGCAACAGCGACGTCCGTGCTCGAGAGCGCGGGCCTCCACATCCGCGCCTCTGGCGGACTGTTCCACTCCTTCCTCGCTCCGCGCGCGCTGCAGGTCCTGAAGGAGCGCGTCTTCCCGCCCGCGCCCGGCGGCGAGCGTCCGAGCAGCGAGTGGCGCGGCGGTCCCGCGCTGACGGCGGCGATCCACGCCGCGTTGCGGATCGACAACCGCTTGTCGCGCTGGTCGAGCCTGGCCAAGCTCGACGTCCCCGGGCTGAGCTGGTGGGCGGTATGCGAACGAGCGTAG
- a CDS encoding glycosyltransferase, with the protein MRTSVVVVPCYNERARLSRRLIEELATGPRVLLVDDGSTDDTATMLRALAAEIDGVECLIQPVNAGKAEAVRAGMQLAIDNGAQLVGYADADFATGPTEIKRLCDELLRSKLDVVLGSRVRRMGAIIDRSPIRHVAGRVFATMASVTLGLPVYDTQCGAKWFRATPRLVRALEEPFTTRWAFDVELLGRLLQEDGSEPLRILELPLVRWQDVGGSKLSVVGMLRVFGEGGLLMVRSFQLRSRRRWDPGTVTIASASAESVDSPSP; encoded by the coding sequence ATGCGAACGAGCGTAGTCGTCGTCCCTTGCTACAACGAGCGCGCGCGCCTCTCGCGCCGGCTCATCGAGGAGCTCGCGACAGGACCGCGCGTGCTCCTGGTCGACGACGGATCGACGGACGACACCGCGACGATGCTCCGCGCGCTCGCGGCCGAGATCGACGGCGTCGAGTGCCTCATCCAGCCGGTGAACGCGGGCAAGGCGGAGGCCGTCCGCGCGGGCATGCAGCTCGCGATCGACAACGGCGCGCAGCTCGTGGGCTACGCCGACGCCGACTTCGCGACCGGTCCCACCGAGATCAAGCGCCTCTGCGACGAGCTGTTGCGCTCGAAGCTCGACGTCGTCCTCGGCTCGCGCGTGCGGCGGATGGGCGCGATCATCGATCGTTCTCCCATCCGCCACGTCGCCGGGCGCGTCTTCGCGACGATGGCGTCGGTGACGCTCGGCCTCCCGGTCTACGACACGCAGTGCGGCGCGAAGTGGTTCCGGGCCACGCCGCGGCTGGTGCGCGCGTTGGAGGAGCCGTTCACCACGCGTTGGGCCTTCGACGTCGAGCTGCTCGGACGCCTGCTCCAGGAGGACGGATCGGAGCCGCTCCGGATCCTGGAGCTCCCGCTCGTCCGCTGGCAGGACGTGGGGGGCTCGAAGCTGAGCGTCGTCGGCATGCTCCGCGTCTTCGGCGAAGGGGGCCTCTTGATGGTCCGCTCCTTCCAGCTGCGCTCGCGCCGCCGCTGGGACCCGGGGACGGTGACGATCGCCTCGGCCTCGGCCGAATCGGTCGATTCTCCCTCGCCTTGA
- a CDS encoding glycosyltransferase family 9 protein: MLDVKMMRKVDAVVGNAICSALAVGKRLKRPFMQPVTAYKKICVMKFFGMGSIVVATPSLRALRDQFPGAEIHFVTFKGNKELLEILGLTDKHYFVDNSSPQAFVASTLKVARDLRAAGCDLVIDLEFYAKFPLVLASLGNIPQKAGFYLNPEPWRRELLDVPGWYNHYFHTKDIFLSLVYLLAKDDFYYLEFAEFAAKYTYPRVSPAEASLAAVWSKLAAHGVGKNGRVFVINPNTSPELAPEARKWPAERYGELARLLLAEYPEACVAFIGTKGEAAYVEAVARTTRDPRAFSMAGELNLRELLALFSITDVLVSNDSGPMHLACLVDTPTVGLFFADTPTLFAPIGSRVASIAPNLYSMPLFTVYNGKDVVVGRKSEAVRNTAACTVSVKEVFERTRPVISPAPRAAAVMN, encoded by the coding sequence ATGCTTGACGTAAAGATGATGCGCAAGGTCGACGCCGTCGTCGGCAACGCCATCTGCTCGGCGCTCGCGGTCGGCAAACGTCTCAAGCGCCCCTTCATGCAGCCGGTCACGGCCTACAAGAAGATCTGCGTCATGAAGTTCTTCGGCATGGGCTCCATCGTGGTGGCCACGCCGAGCCTGCGCGCGCTGCGCGATCAGTTCCCCGGCGCCGAGATCCACTTCGTCACCTTCAAGGGCAACAAGGAGCTCCTCGAGATCCTGGGGCTCACCGACAAACACTACTTCGTCGACAACTCGAGCCCGCAGGCGTTCGTCGCTTCGACGCTCAAGGTCGCGCGTGACCTCCGCGCCGCGGGGTGCGACCTCGTCATCGACCTCGAGTTCTACGCCAAGTTCCCGCTCGTCCTCGCGAGCCTCGGCAACATCCCGCAGAAGGCCGGCTTCTACCTCAACCCCGAGCCCTGGCGTCGCGAGCTCCTCGACGTGCCCGGTTGGTACAACCACTACTTCCACACAAAAGACATTTTCCTCTCCCTCGTCTATTTGCTCGCAAAAGACGATTTCTACTACCTCGAATTCGCCGAGTTCGCTGCAAAATACACCTATCCGCGCGTCAGCCCGGCGGAGGCGTCGCTCGCCGCGGTGTGGAGCAAGCTCGCCGCGCACGGCGTCGGCAAGAACGGTCGCGTCTTCGTGATCAACCCGAACACGTCGCCGGAGCTCGCGCCCGAGGCCCGGAAGTGGCCCGCGGAGCGGTACGGCGAGCTCGCGCGGCTGCTCCTCGCCGAGTACCCCGAGGCCTGCGTCGCGTTCATCGGGACGAAGGGGGAGGCCGCCTACGTCGAGGCCGTCGCGAGGACCACGCGCGACCCGCGGGCCTTCAGCATGGCCGGCGAGCTGAACCTCCGCGAGCTCCTCGCGCTCTTCAGCATCACCGACGTGCTCGTCTCGAACGACAGCGGCCCGATGCACCTCGCCTGCCTCGTCGACACGCCGACGGTGGGCCTCTTCTTCGCCGACACGCCCACGCTCTTCGCGCCGATCGGCTCGCGCGTCGCGTCGATCGCGCCGAACCTCTATTCGATGCCGCTCTTCACCGTCTACAACGGCAAGGACGTGGTCGTCGGCCGCAAATCGGAGGCGGTGCGCAACACCGCCGCGTGCACGGTCTCGGTCAAGGAAGTGTTCGAGCGCACGCGGCCCGTCATCTCGCCCGCGCCGCGCGCCGCCGCGGTCATGAACTGA
- a CDS encoding SIS domain-containing protein, producing MSTRALELLLATSVRDGVQARSALLQRCAKDILAACALVVDCLRAGNKVLFCGNGGSAADAQHLAAELVGRYVTERRALPGIALTVDTSILTAVGNDYGFERVFARQVEALGQKGDVLVAITTSGGSPNVLAAIESARARGVKVLGLTGAKGTKLAASCDACVAVPSRVTSRIQECHIMIGHVLCEAVDAAFEEHGVAAPASGAAPKVLSRDDLALLRQQTRHDKKTIVWTNGVFDVLHAGHLSSLRAARAHGDVLVVGVNADETVRAAKGEGRPIFPLAERLEMLAALELVDFVHAFAEPTPEEALGQLRPDVHCKGADYAAKPIPERAVVEAHGGKVVLLPLVPQRSTTSAIAALLAK from the coding sequence ATGTCCACGCGCGCCCTCGAGCTCCTGCTCGCCACCTCCGTCCGCGACGGCGTCCAGGCGCGGAGCGCGCTGCTCCAGCGCTGCGCGAAGGACATCCTCGCCGCGTGCGCGCTCGTCGTCGACTGCCTCCGCGCCGGCAACAAGGTCCTCTTCTGCGGCAACGGCGGGAGCGCGGCCGACGCGCAGCACCTCGCCGCCGAGCTCGTCGGCCGCTACGTCACCGAGCGCCGCGCGCTCCCGGGCATCGCGCTCACGGTCGACACCTCGATCCTCACCGCGGTCGGCAACGACTACGGGTTCGAGCGCGTCTTCGCGCGGCAGGTCGAGGCGCTCGGGCAGAAGGGCGACGTCCTCGTCGCGATCACGACGAGCGGCGGCTCCCCGAACGTGCTCGCCGCGATCGAGTCCGCGCGCGCGCGCGGGGTGAAGGTCCTCGGCCTCACCGGCGCGAAGGGCACGAAGCTCGCGGCCTCGTGCGACGCCTGCGTCGCGGTGCCCTCGCGCGTCACGTCGCGCATCCAGGAGTGCCACATCATGATCGGGCACGTCCTCTGCGAAGCGGTCGACGCGGCGTTCGAGGAGCACGGCGTCGCGGCTCCCGCCAGCGGCGCCGCGCCGAAGGTGCTCTCGCGCGACGACCTCGCGCTCCTGCGGCAGCAGACGAGGCACGACAAGAAGACGATCGTCTGGACGAACGGCGTGTTCGACGTGCTCCACGCCGGGCACCTCTCGTCGCTCAGGGCCGCGCGCGCGCACGGCGACGTCCTCGTCGTGGGGGTGAACGCCGACGAGACGGTGCGCGCGGCGAAGGGTGAAGGCCGGCCGATCTTCCCGCTGGCGGAGCGGCTCGAGATGCTCGCGGCGCTCGAGCTCGTCGACTTCGTGCACGCGTTCGCGGAGCCGACGCCGGAGGAGGCCCTCGGTCAGCTGAGGCCCGACGTCCACTGCAAGGGCGCCGACTACGCCGCCAAGCCGATCCCCGAGCGCGCGGTCGTCGAGGCGCACGGCGGCAAGGTCGTGCTCCTGCCGCTCGTCCCCCAGCGCTCGACGACGAGCGCGATCGCGGCGCTCCTCGCGAAGTGA
- a CDS encoding HAD family hydrolase, giving the protein MKRALFLDRDGTLVVDTGYPRDPAIVTLLPGVGTALREAKALGFELVVVSNQSGVARGIIAPEELAAVTARVGELLAAEGVVLDDVRYCRHGPDDGCACRKPRPGMLQDAAAARAIDLTRSVMVGDRDSDMLAGHAAGCTTVIVGGASVNADYAIGSFEALVPILRSLG; this is encoded by the coding sequence GTGAAGCGCGCGCTCTTCCTCGATCGCGACGGCACGCTCGTCGTCGACACCGGCTATCCGCGCGATCCCGCGATCGTCACGCTGCTCCCCGGCGTGGGGACCGCGCTCCGCGAGGCGAAGGCGCTCGGCTTCGAGCTCGTCGTCGTCTCGAACCAGTCCGGCGTCGCGCGCGGGATCATCGCGCCGGAGGAGCTCGCGGCCGTGACGGCGCGGGTCGGCGAGCTCCTCGCGGCGGAGGGCGTCGTCCTCGACGACGTCCGCTACTGCCGCCACGGACCCGACGACGGCTGCGCCTGCCGCAAACCGCGCCCGGGCATGCTCCAGGACGCCGCCGCCGCGCGCGCTATCGACCTGACGCGGTCCGTCATGGTAGGAGACCGCGACTCGGACATGCTCGCCGGCCACGCGGCCGGCTGCACGACCGTCATCGTCGGAGGAGCGAGCGTGAACGCTGACTACGCCATCGGATCGTTCGAAGCGCTGGTCCCGATCCTGCGCTCGCTCGGCTAG
- the rfaE1 gene encoding D-glycero-beta-D-manno-heptose-7-phosphate kinase produces the protein MNRDAIDAFRGRHVVVVGDVMLDEFARGDVKRISPEAPVPVLEVTSRAHALGGAANAAANVASLGGRATLVGLVGEDAGAATIERLLTERSIASRLVHDPARPTTHKTRLVARGQQIVRIDQESRGEPAPAIAAKLAATLIELAADADALVVSDYAKGTVSEELVAAVVAAARARKTPIVADPKHKDLRRYRGVSVITPNHGELELAVGRALESDADFAAAATEVLPLLDGGALLATRGADGMTLFEAGKAPIHVRAATKGVFDVTGAGDTVVATLAIALASGATLPDAVVAASAAAGVVVSKVGTASVSPQELGEALGVSNA, from the coding sequence ATGAATCGCGACGCCATCGACGCGTTCCGCGGACGTCACGTCGTCGTGGTCGGCGACGTCATGCTCGACGAGTTCGCGCGCGGCGACGTGAAGCGGATCTCGCCGGAGGCGCCCGTCCCCGTCCTCGAGGTCACGAGCCGCGCGCACGCGCTCGGCGGCGCCGCCAACGCGGCCGCCAACGTCGCGTCGCTCGGAGGCCGCGCCACGCTCGTCGGCTTGGTGGGCGAGGACGCGGGGGCGGCGACGATCGAGCGCCTCCTCACGGAGCGATCGATCGCCTCGCGCCTCGTCCACGATCCGGCGCGGCCGACCACGCACAAGACGCGCCTCGTCGCGCGCGGCCAGCAGATCGTCCGCATCGATCAGGAGTCGCGCGGCGAGCCCGCGCCGGCGATCGCGGCGAAGCTCGCCGCGACGTTGATCGAGCTCGCCGCGGACGCCGACGCGCTCGTCGTCTCCGACTACGCGAAGGGGACCGTCTCGGAGGAGCTCGTCGCCGCCGTCGTCGCCGCCGCGCGCGCGCGGAAGACGCCGATCGTCGCGGACCCCAAGCACAAGGACCTCCGTCGCTACCGCGGCGTCTCGGTGATCACGCCGAACCACGGCGAGCTCGAGCTCGCGGTGGGGCGCGCGCTGGAGAGTGACGCCGACTTCGCCGCCGCGGCAACAGAGGTGCTCCCGTTGCTCGACGGCGGCGCGCTCCTCGCGACGCGCGGCGCGGACGGGATGACGTTGTTCGAAGCGGGCAAGGCGCCGATCCACGTGCGCGCCGCGACGAAGGGCGTGTTCGACGTGACCGGCGCCGGCGACACCGTCGTCGCGACCCTCGCGATCGCGCTCGCCTCCGGCGCCACGCTGCCCGACGCCGTCGTCGCCGCGAGCGCCGCCGCCGGCGTCGTCGTCTCGAAGGTCGGCACCGCGAGCGTGTCACCGCAGGAGCTCGGCGAGGCGCTCGGAGTATCGAACGCTTGA
- a CDS encoding AgmX/PglI C-terminal domain-containing protein, whose translation MTTSSFANPFRPYNPFIATVEEQPLEIEEVEETGHVSYALVQSGPAVAADEVESHLDAVEVKVTWGAQVLSVNHLETGKGFSIGEGGDFVVPNTMKSDVVGVRGGQWFVSVPAGATATVKNRGESPAPLQAGDEIDVREGMRVSIEIEGVTLDVSAVRAGKKFKVGFLASLATGAAAAIGLSFVGHTAIVAAMALFMPSMNADDAEGISREQLLSMQALLDASADREQDRLKEEAAAAADENGGGSQGGEPTKGEAGTAGTANPKMAAGHMAFAGKNDRSQFSRQDELNEIRNSGMVGMLRSAHNELGHTAPWGDEPMGTEAMNAHGAFFGSDIGEVAGSGYALSGTGEGGGGKGEGVGIDGVGNTVGGGGGGPGKWGYGKGDKDGIGNGHGPVRGGHVAKAPPPPREGKVTTNGQLPAEVIQRIVRQNFGRFRLCYEAGLRGNPTLQGRVVTKFVIGRDGSVNQSMDGGSDMPNQEVTSCVVRSFQNLSFPQPDNGIVTVSYPITFSPGE comes from the coding sequence ATGACCACCTCGTCCTTCGCCAACCCGTTCCGCCCGTACAACCCGTTCATCGCGACCGTCGAGGAGCAGCCGCTCGAGATCGAAGAGGTCGAGGAGACCGGGCACGTCTCGTACGCCCTCGTCCAGAGCGGTCCCGCGGTCGCGGCCGACGAGGTCGAGTCGCACCTCGACGCGGTCGAGGTGAAGGTGACCTGGGGCGCGCAGGTGCTCTCCGTGAACCACCTCGAGACCGGCAAGGGCTTCTCGATCGGCGAGGGCGGCGACTTCGTCGTCCCCAACACGATGAAGTCGGACGTCGTCGGCGTCCGCGGCGGCCAGTGGTTCGTGTCGGTCCCGGCCGGCGCGACGGCGACGGTCAAGAACCGCGGTGAGTCGCCCGCGCCGCTCCAGGCGGGCGACGAGATCGACGTCCGCGAGGGCATGCGCGTCTCGATCGAGATCGAAGGCGTGACGCTCGACGTCTCGGCGGTGCGCGCGGGCAAGAAATTCAAGGTCGGGTTCCTCGCGTCGCTCGCGACGGGGGCGGCCGCGGCGATCGGTCTCTCGTTCGTCGGTCACACCGCGATCGTCGCGGCGATGGCGCTCTTCATGCCGAGCATGAACGCGGACGACGCGGAGGGCATCAGCCGCGAGCAGCTCCTCAGCATGCAGGCGCTCCTCGACGCGTCGGCCGATCGCGAGCAGGACCGCCTCAAGGAAGAAGCGGCCGCGGCGGCGGACGAGAACGGCGGCGGCAGCCAGGGCGGCGAGCCGACGAAGGGCGAGGCCGGCACCGCGGGCACCGCGAACCCGAAGATGGCGGCGGGTCACATGGCCTTCGCGGGCAAGAACGACCGCTCGCAGTTCTCGCGCCAGGACGAGCTGAACGAGATCCGCAACTCGGGCATGGTCGGCATGCTCCGCTCCGCGCACAACGAGCTCGGTCACACCGCGCCCTGGGGCGACGAGCCGATGGGCACCGAGGCGATGAACGCGCACGGCGCCTTCTTCGGCTCCGACATCGGCGAGGTCGCGGGCAGCGGCTACGCGCTCTCCGGCACCGGCGAGGGCGGCGGCGGCAAGGGTGAAGGCGTCGGCATCGACGGCGTCGGCAACACGGTCGGCGGCGGCGGCGGCGGTCCGGGCAAGTGGGGCTACGGCAAGGGCGACAAGGACGGGATCGGCAACGGTCACGGCCCGGTCAGGGGTGGCCACGTCGCGAAGGCGCCCCCGCCTCCGCGCGAGGGCAAGGTCACGACGAACGGCCAGCTCCCGGCCGAGGTCATCCAGCGCATCGTCCGTCAGAACTTCGGTCGCTTCCGCCTCTGCTACGAGGCGGGCCTCCGCGGCAACCCCACGCTCCAGGGGCGCGTCGTGACGAAGTTCGTGATCGGCCGCGACGGCTCGGTCAACCAGTCGATGGACGGCGGCTCGGACATGCCGAACCAGGAGGTCACGAGCTGCGTCGTCCGCAGCTTCCAGAACCTCTCGTTCCCCCAGCCGGACAACGGCATCGTGACGGTCAGCTACCCGATCACGTTCTCGCCCGGCGAGTGA
- a CDS encoding ferritin-like domain-containing protein — protein MLVRLRQVAALALASSAASGLACDGETEPASPSTVSSTSTSSSSSSGSSTSGSGGSGVFAADDYQCSPPLAGIAPALTPATPVDYLELRRQVLDADGGLGAARAAAKVGTACATATDKGACTASLETLGLSSPMDGWSTNGDPIGALVPDGEVEKELLVYTRGDEVGAVRTEAELRAFLGTIDSLEEARMLLLTRNVPFTCTSTPAKSGWKQNPDGSYEILAVGVGCGTFIKYRWHFTIAKDGTVTGPDRDPQLEPDGAVCGRRPDGLAALSGGAASGLRAYLAQAAHLEAASVVAFRRLETELRAHGAPATLVARARRSRTDEIRHAREMSALARQAGAVVPPVVVDAPGARDLFAIALENAVEGCVRETYGAVVALFQAERAATELRPILARIARDEVRHAELAHDVAAWLEPQLTPSQRAALADARARATEELRAALRVEPHEEVRRIAGVPSAFETRILLDGLTGELAA, from the coding sequence ATGCTTGTCCGTCTTCGACAGGTCGCTGCGCTCGCGCTCGCGTCGTCGGCTGCCTCCGGTCTTGCCTGCGACGGTGAGACGGAGCCTGCGTCGCCGAGCACGGTCTCGAGCACGAGCACGAGCAGCAGTAGCAGTAGCGGCAGCAGCACGAGCGGCAGTGGCGGCAGCGGGGTGTTCGCCGCCGATGACTACCAGTGTTCGCCGCCGCTCGCGGGGATCGCGCCGGCGCTGACGCCCGCTACGCCGGTCGACTACCTCGAGCTTCGCCGGCAGGTGCTCGACGCGGACGGCGGTCTCGGCGCCGCGCGCGCCGCCGCCAAGGTCGGGACCGCCTGCGCGACGGCGACGGACAAGGGCGCGTGCACGGCGTCGCTCGAGACGCTCGGGTTGAGCTCGCCAATGGACGGATGGTCCACGAACGGCGATCCGATCGGCGCGTTGGTCCCCGACGGAGAGGTCGAGAAAGAGCTCCTCGTCTACACCCGCGGCGACGAGGTCGGCGCGGTGCGAACGGAGGCGGAGCTCCGCGCGTTCCTCGGAACGATCGACTCGCTCGAGGAGGCGCGCATGCTGCTCCTCACGCGGAACGTCCCGTTCACCTGCACCTCGACGCCCGCGAAGTCGGGCTGGAAGCAGAACCCCGACGGGTCGTACGAGATCCTCGCCGTTGGCGTGGGCTGCGGCACCTTCATCAAGTACCGCTGGCACTTCACGATCGCGAAGGACGGGACGGTCACCGGACCCGACCGCGATCCGCAGCTCGAGCCGGACGGCGCCGTGTGCGGGCGGCGGCCGGACGGGCTCGCCGCGTTGAGCGGCGGCGCCGCGAGCGGCCTCCGCGCCTACCTCGCGCAGGCGGCGCACCTCGAAGCGGCGAGCGTCGTCGCGTTTCGGCGGCTCGAAACGGAGCTCCGCGCGCACGGCGCTCCGGCCACGCTCGTCGCGCGCGCGCGGCGTTCGCGGACCGACGAGATCCGGCACGCACGCGAGATGTCCGCGCTCGCGCGGCAGGCCGGCGCCGTCGTACCGCCCGTCGTCGTCGACGCGCCGGGCGCGCGCGACCTGTTCGCGATCGCGCTCGAGAACGCGGTCGAAGGCTGCGTGCGCGAGACCTACGGCGCGGTCGTCGCGCTCTTCCAGGCGGAGCGGGCGGCGACGGAGCTGCGTCCGATCCTCGCGCGCATCGCTCGCGACGAGGTCCGCCACGCGGAGCTCGCGCACGACGTGGCGGCGTGGCTCGAGCCGCAGCTCACGCCGTCGCAACGCGCGGCCCTCGCCGACGCGCGCGCGCGCGCGACCGAGGAGCTCCGCGCCGCGCTTCGCGTCGAGCCGCACGAAGAGGTCCGTCGCATCGCCGGCGTGCCGAGCGCGTTCGAGACGAGGATCCTCCTCGACGGTCTCACCGGCGAGCTCGCTGCGTAG